The Amycolatopsis methanolica 239 nucleotide sequence GGGCACCCGGTGCACGCCGAGTTGAGCGCGGTCCGGCGCGAGTCGCGGGCCGCGGACGCGGCGGTGCCGGGCCGGCGGGCCCGTCGGCCTGCGGTGGTGGCCCGGATGCGGGCGCTGCACGACACGGACGACGTCATCCAGACCGACCTGCGCCTGGACGTCTCGGCCACGTTGCCCGCCGAGCTCGGAGCGGAAGCTGCCCGAGCAGCGGATGCGTTGTGGCGACTGGGATCTACGGCGGGGCCGTCCTGGTCGGACTCCTATCGAGAGCGCTTTCTAGAGCGGTACGGCAGCGACCGACTGGTGCCGGTGCTGGAACTGCTGGACAACACCCGCGGCCTCGGACTGCCGGAGTTTCCACGCGGCCTTCGCGTCCCGGGCCTCGTGGTCTGATCGAGCACCTGCTCGCCGCGGTGCGCGAGGGGCGGGACGAGATCGAACTCGACGACGAGCTGGTCGATTCGCTCGCCGAGGACCCACCCCCGCGGTGGCCGGTGTCGATGGAGTTGTGCGCGGAGGTACTCGCGCCGAGCTGGGACGCCTTGTGCGCGGGCGAGTTCCGGCTGGTCGTCGGTGAGAACCTGGGCTCGCCGCAGGCCGGGTCGTCGATCGCGCGGTTCGCGCACCTGATGCCCGAGCTCGACGACGAGCATCACTGATGCTGGTCCGCGATGGTGCACCGGCCGGTGCCGGGCAGGTGGCCTGCCGTCCGCGGACCATCCGGTCGGCGAACGTCGCGTCGGTGCCGCAGCGGCTTCCGGCGCTCATCCCGGTGAGCTGCGGCCCGGCGACCGCGGACGTGCCCGACCTGCGGCTGGACGAGCTGGCCGTGGGCGCGACGCAGGACGAGCTGTACGTCGTCGACCTGGCGTCCGGGCAGCGGGTGGTCCCGGTCTCCGGGGCGATGCTGGACCCGCGCAGCGGGCACGTCCCGCCGGTGGCGCGGTTCCTGCTCGAGGTGGGGGAGCAGGAGAACCCGTCGTGTCTGCCGTGGCGGTGGGGCGACTTGTCGACGGCTCCGGCGCTGCCGCGCGTCCGGTACGGCCGGACCGTGCTCGCGCCGGCCCGGTGGCTGCCCAGCTGGGAGATGCTGGACCCCTCGTCCGACTGGTCGGACGCGGTCCGGAGTTGGCGACAGCGCTGGGACGTGCCGAGGCGGGTGCAGCTGACCAGTTCGGACAACCGGATCCCGATCGACCTGACGGACGACGGCACCTCGCGGTGTTCCGCGCCGAGCTGCGGAAGACGCCGCGGCTCGTGGTGCAGGAGGTTTTGTCGCGCGCGATGCCTGGCTGGACGGCCACGCGTGCGAGGTCGTGTTCCAGTTGTTCGGGGAGCGTCCCGCCGCCCGGCCGGTGCCGGCCACGCGAACCCGGTTCGAAATGCCGGACCTCCCCGATGGTGAATGGTTGTACGCCAAGCTCTACGCGGGGGGACGCCGCGCAGCGTCAGATCCTGCAGTCGCACCTGGCCGATCTCGTGGCCGGTGTGGAGGACTGGCACTTCGTCCGGTACGCCGATCCCGATCCGCACCTCCGGATCCGGTTCGCGGGCAAGCCGGACACGCTGTGGACGACGCTGTTGCCGCGCCTGTGCGCGTGGGCGGCCGGGCTGTGTGCGGACGGGTTGGCTTCCCGGCTGGTGCTGGACAGCTACGACCCCGAGGTCGAGCGGTACGGCGGCCCGGACGCGATCGCCGCGGGCGGAGCGGGTCTTCCACGCCGACTCGCTGGTCGCGCTCGGGATGCTGGAGCGGGAGCCGGACGACCTGGCGGTGGCGTTGAGCGTGCTCGACCTGGTCCGGCATTTCGGACAGCCGCCGGAAATTCTGGACTGGCTGGCCGCAACGGTTCCGCTCGACCTGCGGCGAAGCGTGCCCCGGGACCGGCGGGAGTCCCTCGCGGCGGCGATCGACGCCACCGGTCGTCCGTCACTGGACACGGCGCGGCCGGGTGGCGCTGAGCCTGGCGCACATGCACTGCAATCGCGTGTTCGGGATCGACCGGGCGCGGGAGCAGGAGGTGTACGCGCTGGTGCACGGGGCGTTGACGCTGCGGATGGACCGCGGGAGGCACGGCCGATGAGCACCGCGACGAGGGGACGACCTTCCGAGGAGGACCGGTGAGCACTGCAGTCGTCACGAGGCGGGCGAGGGCCCAGGAGATCGCGCTGGAGGTGGGCGATCGCCTGCGCTCAGTGGGCGATCGCGGCCCTGGCCTGTTCGACGGCCACCCGGGGCTCGCGGTTCTGCACGCGGCACTGTCCGCGTGGGACCCCGTGCGGGCCGCGGTCGCTCATGCTCACCTGGCGGCGTCGGGCGAGGCCGCGCCGGAGGCGGTCGTGTCCGCGGTCCTGGTGCACCGAGCCGTGCACGGCGGTGGGTACGACGGGCTGTCGCGCAAGGCCGGCGCGGCGCTCGCGGAGGTGTGCGAGTCCTGGCCGGAGCGCGACCGGCTCGCGGCCGCGGACTACGACGTGATCAGCGGGCTCGCCGGCAAGGGGCGGTTGTTGCTCGCGCTGGGCGGTGACCGGTGCCTGACCGCGCTGGAGGGGGTGCTGGAGCGCCTGGTCGCATTGACGCGGCCGGTGTTCGTGGACGATCACGAGGTGCCCGGGTGGTGGTGCGCGCCGGTGCGGTACGCGGTGGACGCGGACCGCGAGCGCTACCCGCGGGGCGACTTCGACGCCGTTCTGGCGCACGGCATCAGTGGTCCACTCGCGCTGTTGTCGCTGGCCCACCGGCACGGTCTCCGGGTGGCCGGGATGGCCGACGCGATGCGGGTGGTAGTCGACTGGTCGTTGCGGTGGTCGTGGACGGACGAGTCGGGGGTGGGCTGGCCGTCGCGCGTGGGATTCGACGCGCAGGTGCGGGGCTCGGCGGTGCCGGCGTTGCGGTCGGCGTGGTGTTACGGCGCGGCCGGGGTGGCGCATGCGCTGCACCTGGCGGCCACCGAGCTGGGCGACGCGGGGGCGGCGGGGCTGGCGGTGGCCGCGATGCGCAGGCCGGGCCCGGCGGACGGCCCGACTGTGTGCCACGGGGATGCCGGGTTGCTGCAGGTCAGCACACGGATGGGGGTCCCGGCCGAACGGTCGCCGACCGGGTCCTGGCCGCGTTCGACCCGTCGGCGCCGTTCGGTTTCCGGCACCGCCTGCGCACCGGTAGGTGGGCGGACGCGCCCGGGTTGTTGCAGGGCACCGCCGGGGTGGCGCTGGCGCTGGCGAGCTACGCGGGCAATCCGGCCCCGTGGGATGTCGCGCTGTTGCTGGCCTGAGGGGTCAGCGGTAGTTGGTGAACTGCAGCGCGATGCCGAAGTCCTTGTCCTTCAGCATGGCGATGACGTCCTGCAGGTGGTCCTTCTTCTTGCCGGAGACGCGGAGCTGGTCGCCCTGGATCTGGGCCTGGACGCCCTTGGGGCCCTCGTCGCGGATCACCTTGGCGATCTGCTTGGCCTTGTCGGAGGCGATGCCCTGGAGGATCTTGCCGTTCACCTTGTAGGTCTTGCCGGACACCGCGGGCTCGTCGGCCTCGAACGCCTTCAGCGAGATGCCCCGCTTGATCAGCTTCTCCTTGAACACCTCGACCGCGGCCTTCACGCGCTCCTCGGTGTCGGCCTCGATCGTCACGGCTTCCTCGCCGGCCCAGGAGACCTTGGCGTTGACGCCGCGGAAGTCGAAGCGGGTGGAAAGCTCCTTGGCCGCCTGGTTCAGGGCGTTGTCGACCTCCTGCCGGTCGACCTTGCTCACCACGTCGAATGACGGATCCGCCACGTGTCCTACCTCGTCGTTTCGCTTGTCGGCTGACCACACCATAGCGCCGCCCCCACCCCCGTCGGAGGCCCGCCGGAGGGTTGGTAAGCTAGTCCCCGACCGGGACGCCCGGTCATGGCGGGTTGCCCGAGCGGCCAAAGGGATCTGACTGTAAATCAGACGGCACTGCCTTCAGAGGTTCGAATCCTCTACCCGCCACACAGGGCAAACACCCCCGTGACCTGCAAGAACAGGACGCGGGGGTGTTTTCGTATGTCCGGCCGCGTCCGGCTCGGTCCGGCACCGACCGGCATCCCGCCCCAAATACGCCCCAGAGCCCTACCAGCCACGCATGGCACGCTCAGCGCGGTCACGAGCGGCTTTCTCGCCGCCGTCCAGGCACTTCGCGTAGACCTTCAGCAGGACCGAGAGGCTGTGGCCTGCCCACTTCGCCACCCGGGTCGGCTCCACGCCGCCGCTCAGCCAGGTTGAGACGCAAGCGTGACGCAGGTCGTACGGTCGCTTGGCGAGCGGGCCGGCCTGCACCTCCTCGGTGAAGACCAGCTCGCGCGCGGCAGCCCACACGCGCCCGTAGACGCTGCTCGACACCCGGCCGCCGTCCCGCGCACCGCGGAAGAGGCGACCGTCCGGCGCGGTGCCGAAGCGAGTGAGGTGGTTGTGCAGGATCTCCGTCAACGCCGGCGCGCAGGGAACCGTCCGGCCGGTGTTCTCCTCGCGGTGCTTCAGGGGACCCGTTTCGCTCGCCTCGCCCGAGTTGGTCCACTCCTTCCCGATCTCGGGACGCGCGCCACTCAGGTTGAGATCGCCCCAGCCTTCTTCGGGAATCGCGAGGTCGGTCTTGTTCAGGTTCGCGGCCTCCTCGGGGCGCAAGCCGGCGTAGTACATCGTGGCGAAGAAGGCGACGAGTGGTGGCCCAGGTTTCCCCACGTTGCCGACTGCTTCCAACAACATCCGCGCTTGCATCGGGTTCACGACGGACGCAGGGTCGACCTCCTTGAGCGCGTAGTTGCGCCTCTTGGTCTTTAGCTCGGCGAGTGGGTTGCCCGCGAGCAGCTTCTTCTCAATGGCATAGTCGATGGAGTTGGTGAGCGCGGCCTTGCGGATGCGAACGGTGTTCGCTGATCCTCGATTTCCGTCCAGGTTGGTTTCGAGTTCGGCAAGTACCGACCGAAGAACGTCGGGCTTCTCCAGGTCGTTCACGTTGCGACTGTGCCGGGCGATCGTGCTCAGCTCGCCGGCCATCCGGCCGGACAGGGCGGCCTCGCGCCTCGTCGGATTGAACGCAGCCATCAGGGCTTGCCGCAACTCCCGTCCCTCGGGGCTGCCTGCAGCGGGCAACGAACCGCGATTGTCGGTCATGGCCAGAGTGATCCGTGCGAGCGATTCCGCAGTGGACTTCCGATATCGAGGCGAGGAGTTCGGCCACTTCATGTCGATG carries:
- a CDS encoding lantibiotic dehydratase — translated: MLVRDGAPAGAGQVACRPRTIRSANVASVPQRLPALIPVSCGPATADVPDLRLDELAVGATQDELYVVDLASGQRVVPVSGAMLDPRSGHVPPVARFLLEVGEQENPSCLPWRWGDLSTAPALPRVRYGRTVLAPARWLPSWEMLDPSSDWSDAVRSWRQRWDVPRRVQLTSSDNRIPIDLTDDGTSRCSAPSCGRRRGSWCRRFCRARCLAGRPRVRGRVPVVRGASRRPAGAGHANPVRNAGPPRW
- a CDS encoding lantibiotic dehydratase C-terminal domain-containing protein is translated as MSDSRRKFWTGWPQRFRSTCGEACPGTGGSPSRRRSTPPVVRHWTRRGRVALSLAHMHCNRVFGIDRAREQEVYALVHGALTLRMDRGRHGR
- a CDS encoding YajQ family cyclic di-GMP-binding protein, with the translated sequence MADPSFDVVSKVDRQEVDNALNQAAKELSTRFDFRGVNAKVSWAGEEAVTIEADTEERVKAAVEVFKEKLIKRGISLKAFEADEPAVSGKTYKVNGKILQGIASDKAKQIAKVIRDEGPKGVQAQIQGDQLRVSGKKKDHLQDVIAMLKDKDFGIALQFTNYR
- a CDS encoding tyrosine-type recombinase/integrase; this encodes MQTSHDVRIWAVEKIKGKRKTTYRVRWLVAKQRFGESFATVGLADSFRSDLVTASRKGEAFDTDTGLPVSMMRKLATMPWFEFACEYIDMKWPNSSPRYRKSTAESLARITLAMTDNRGSLPAAGSPEGRELRQALMAAFNPTRREAALSGRMAGELSTIARHSRNVNDLEKPDVLRSVLAELETNLDGNRGSANTVRIRKAALTNSIDYAIEKKLLAGNPLAELKTKRRNYALKEVDPASVVNPMQARMLLEAVGNVGKPGPPLVAFFATMYYAGLRPEEAANLNKTDLAIPEEGWGDLNLSGARPEIGKEWTNSGEASETGPLKHREENTGRTVPCAPALTEILHNHLTRFGTAPDGRLFRGARDGGRVSSSVYGRVWAAARELVFTEEVQAGPLAKRPYDLRHACVSTWLSGGVEPTRVAKWAGHSLSVLLKVYAKCLDGGEKAARDRAERAMRGW